Sequence from the Tripterygium wilfordii isolate XIE 37 chromosome 10, ASM1340144v1, whole genome shotgun sequence genome:
TTTCTGCTACTATGGCTCCTTATATCGAAACCAACCCACATTTTATTCGACCCCTACAACCAGACCTTGAAGACCAGCATTCCCACCCGCCAACCACCCCAAGAGTGTCACTCCCACCACACCGTCAAGGGCAGCACACCTCGTCACCCGCTCCACGGTTTACTCCGCCACCACCACGTCATGGCGAACGGGTTACTCCACCGCCACCACGGCATGGCAAACGTGGCCGAAAACATCCTCCTACACCCATTGCGGTGCCACCAGGCCCTCCACAGCACCTGCAAATCCATGAACATAGTCCACCACCACATCAAGGACCAAAGCCATTCTCAAATGATTCAAGAACTGCACAACCACAGCTCCAAGGCCATCAACCTCTGCCAGGAGTGCAGGTGCCACACCATCAGGATAACCCCCATCAGGCCCATGGCGATGAGACTCCGGGCCACCGTCGGATATTTGTGCCGGCACCCCAAAAAACCCAACCTCTAGCATGGCTGACTGCAGTTTTCTGTGCCATATTTTGGATTATCATATTTCTGGGAGGCTTAGCAGTGCTCATTGTCTATCTGGTCTTTCGACCTCGCAGCCCAAAATTCGATGTTTCCAGCGCCACCTTGAATTTTGCATATCTGGACATGGGCAA
This genomic interval carries:
- the LOC120007895 gene encoding uncharacterized protein At1g08160-like, whose translation is MAPYIETNPHFIRPLQPDLEDQHSHPPTTPRVSLPPHRQGQHTSSPAPRFTPPPPRHGERVTPPPPRHGKRGRKHPPTPIAVPPGPPQHLQIHEHSPPPHQGPKPFSNDSRTAQPQLQGHQPLPGVQVPHHQDNPHQAHGDETPGHRRIFVPAPQKTQPLAWLTAVFCAIFWIIIFLGGLAVLIVYLVFRPRSPKFDVSSATLNFAYLDMGNLLNADMTLLTNFTNPNHKVRIDFSYIVIDLNYGGKLIATQYIEPFSAAKAESRFTYVHMVTSQVGLSLKESQWLQKQISSNGVVFDVKALIRARSDLGSFLKYSYWLYGHCTIMVTGPPNGVLTAHRCKTKR